In the Erythrolamprus reginae isolate rEryReg1 chromosome 13, rEryReg1.hap1, whole genome shotgun sequence genome, one interval contains:
- the S100A11 gene encoding protein S100-A11: MSSRYTAGPTETERCIESLLAVFKRYGGKDGKAETLSKTEFKTFMNTELASFTKNQKDPSILDRMMKKLDMNNDNELDFSEFLNLIGGLAMACHDHVQSAPGGGAPKRP, from the exons ATG TCATCTAGGTACACCGCCGGTCCCACCGAAACTGAGCGTTGCATCGAGTCGCTACTGGCCGTCTTCAAGCGCTATggtgggaaggatggaaaggcaGAGACTCTCTCCAAGACCGAATTCAAAACATTCATGAACACGGAGCTGGCCTCTTTTACCAAG AACCAAAAGGACCCGAGCATCCTCGACCGCATGATGAAAAAGCTGGACATGAACAACGACAACGAGCTGGACTTTTCCGAGTTCTTGAACCTCATCGGAGGCCTGGCCATGGCCTGCCACGACCACGTGCAATCGGCGCCCGGCGGTGGAGCCCCCAAAAGACCGTAA
- the LOC139175476 gene encoding trichohyalin-like, with the protein MPGLVDSICTIISVFHKYADRKSESSSMKRRQMKRLLQKEFGDILENPRDPQIVKLTFQLLDVNGDNRVDFNEFLFLIFEMATACYSVWYPHECLSYNEGRRRAVRAEEPLGNESRRREFLEEDRRRDDVRERRGGDRTSLPSREEGRRGELSRELREELDRYFDGHDRELKDGDRRDHPSREHQEREPEQRRIEPEEWEDIEIPEPRQRRRRRESVLEEDSPRQFRELGRRNNHDGREARGLLDRDEEDLYSPIVISRREDGRQRQERETEHQEAEGRPFRHGSPDRVDPGNHDVERRRPSRERREREDGRRELENERRSRASEPPHVADDRQERIRHRSPAEEYQEHRPLSREGERRSQLHEADHRESERRRRERSAFQSREDVRRAIRAEEEEVKRSERRRVEDEWSRPRPSEASRRPEVEDLECRDRDRKRPYSSELENMDRPSRSHESESREEVRRSQRPEDVERRRRELSRDETHATENGRRRPRSQEVEPTDLNYGRSQSYEEPRRGDERRPRNDEVGSQERDAERRRRTRELIERELNQEGYHYERESRDGERDGQRAMSIEAETRDVERGSTSRYGERERRLEGDSRKRRTGRDTTKEAGTAVASVLAGTGKVGMDAWEKNLGRTGPL; encoded by the exons ATGCCTGGTCTCGTGGACAGTATCTGCACCATCATCTCCGTCTTTCACAAGTATGCGGACAGGAAAAGTGAGTCTTCCTCCATGAAGCGGAGGCAAATGAAAAGACTCCTCCAGAAAGAGTTTGGGGACATCCTAGAG AACCCTCGCGATCCTCAAATTGTCAAGCTGACCTTCCAACTGCTGGACGTGAATGGAGATAACCGCGTTGACTTCAATGagttcctcttcctcatctttgAAATGGCCACCGCTTGCTATAGTGTCTGGTATCCCCACGAATGTCTTTCATACaacgagggaaggaggagagccgtGAGAGCTGAGGAACCGCTTGGGAATGAAAGCCGCCGGCGGGAATTCCTGGAGGAGGACAGGAGAAGAGACGATGTTCGTGAGAGGCGAGGCGGGGATAGGACCTCCCTTCCATCCAGGGAAGAAGGCCGACGAGGGGAACTTTCCAGAGAACTTCGAGAAGAATTAGACCGCTACTTCGATGGACATGACCGTGAGCTGAAGGATGGCGATAGGAGAGACCATCCATCTCGGGAACATCAGGAAAGGGAGCCTGAACAACGGCGCATTGAGCCCGAAGAGTGGGAAGATATTGAGATACCAGAACCTCGTCAACGGAGACGACGACGGGAATCAGTACTGGAAGAGGACTCTCCACGTCAATTCCGAGAACTCGGAAGAAGAAACAACCATGACGGACGTGAAGCTCGGGGTCTCCTGGACAGGGATGAAGAAGACCTGTATTCTCCAATTGTCATATCCAGGAGGGAAGATGGGAGGCAACGTCAGGAACGTGAGACGGAACACCAGGAAGCCGAGGGAAGACCCTTCAGACATGGTTCTCCAGATCGAGTAGATCCAGGAAACCACGATGTTGAAAGACGCCGGCCTTCTCGTGAACGTCGAGAAAGGGAAGATGGAAGGAGAGAGCTGGAAAATGAGCGGAGGTCTCGTGCCTCTGAACCCCCCCATGTGGCCGACGATCGCCAAGAACGAATCCGTCACCGTAGCCCAGCAGAGGAATATCAGGAGCATCGCCCGTTGTCCAGAGAAGGCGAGAGACGATCACAACTCCATGAAGCTGATCACAGAGAGAGCGAGAGGAGGAGGCGAGAGCGTTCTGCCTTTCAATCGAGAGAAGATGTCCGTAGAGCAATCCgggcagaagaggaagaagtCAAAAGATCTGAAAGGAGGCGTGTGGAAGACGAGTGGAGCAGACCACGGCCAAGTGAAGCTTCGAGAAGACCAGAAGTAGAAGATCTGGAATGCAGGGACCGAGACAGGAAGAGGCCCTATTCTTCCGAGCTTGAGAACATGGACAGACCATCCCGATCTCATGAGTCCGAAAGCCGAGAAGAGGTCAGAAGATCCCAACGTCCTGAGGACGTAGAGCGGAGACGGCGGGAGTTGAGCCGGGACGAAACCCATGCAACAGAAAATGGAAGAAGGAGACCCCGATCCCAAGAAGTTGAACCCACGGACCTCAACTACGGTAGATCTCAAAGTTACGAAGAACCAAGGAGAGGTGATGAGAGGAGACCCCGTAACGATGAAGTAGGGTCCCAAGAAAGAGATGccgaaaggaggagaagaacccGTGAGTTGATTGAGAGAGAACTCAACCAGGAGGGATATCATTACGAACGTGAATCccgggatggagagagagatggtcAACGTGCCATGTCCATTGAAGCTGAAACCAGAGATGTTGAACGGGGAAGTACCTCCAGGTATGGTGAAAGGGAGAGACGTCTGGAAGGAGATTCCCGAAAGAGACGTACAGGACGAGACACG ACCAAGGAGGCGGGAACTGCAGTGGCCTCTGTTTTAGCTGGAACTGGGAAGGTTGGTATGGACGCCTGGGAGAAGAATCTTGGGAGAACTGGACCACTGTGA
- the LOC139175477 gene encoding trichohyalin-like, whose translation MSYFLDSVCTIVGIFHKYARCQDGNLALNRREMKTLIQKEFAEVLENPCDPQTIELTFKLLDVNGDSLVDFNEYLIFVFQIAKGCYRYLQPREYLFRDESSRAIREGEAGGSRRGGRQDGERRGDIVHERKGSDGTSLRTTEGGRRGDTVERYLPIEPVEEVEEEDSNFDGHDCELRDGDRRDRPSREHQEREPKQQCLEPEEWIDIEMPEPRQRRRQRESVLGEDSPLGRRNDHDRREDRGPSDRDEEDLYSAMVPSRREEMRQCRGQETEGRLFRYGSQARVDRTDSDVERSRPSRERREGEDGRRELEMHSERRSRAFEPPRVTDDRQDRIRHRSPVEEYEEHRPLSREGERRSQFHEADHRVSERRRQERSVFQSREDVRRAIRAEEEFRRSERSRVEDEWSRPRPREASRRPEVEDLEQRARERGRPYSSELENMDRPSQSHESKGREEVRRSQRPAEVERGRRVFSRDDTRVMEVRRRRSQSLEPVARDIRYIRSQRHEEPRRDDQRRPRNYDVHSLGRDVARRRRPQPRESPKREDNHERQWYDEHKTWDSERDRRRPQIHYSDLVEREMRRHPLVDSRVDEREQFQSREAVTRPTQSPSDSSGEYDRSGQQIYESRHTLQREGRRQSYDRVSNGQRQIWAIGIAQRKGEGQRRTSVEVSDVSDVDHRESEHRRRTSVHDSDDESINQRQTETYQANSREGEDQRRTSSHDADTRHINQRRTPTHEVGPQDDPRPRRMPPHESADQRWSPTQTDLTEDGQKPANPYEVDPRDGEQQRTVRSSDPNFRDTEVTRDNMGDSTQPREATSLSNQTVDRELDLLREQRPPVSGEPRLSRKPGQSKAERSLASPHDQVTRESQRLSGSERRGPQRRGLLHQQTEAQEAGEDQAQRMVGSPVSKRVISQPSERQITEGQESWIQRYQPTPAPQAEGECELSPDAEEAQEPSAPNQQQIHREGDVPPPEPKVEEDDGSGSWARESQPLLEDNGQQAIAEKPSVSVVENKPCVICNPLYEYLLAQKKPEQP comes from the exons ATGAGCTACTTTCTGGATAGCGTCTGCACCATCGTCGGGATCTTTCACAAGTACGCCCGATGCCAAGATGGCAACCTGGCTCTCAACCGGAGAGAAATGAAGACGCTGATCCAAAAAGAGTTTGCTGAAGTCTTGGAG AACCCTTGCGACCCTCAGACGATTGAGCTCACTTTCAAGCTGCTGGACGTCAACGGAGACAGCTTGGTGGACTTCAACGAGTACCTGATTTTCGTCTTCCAGATCGCCAAGGGTTGTTACCGTTACCTGCAGCCCAGAGAGTACCTTTTCCGGGATGAAAGTAGCAGAGCCATACGTGAAGGAGAAGCGGGAGGATCCAGAAGAGGAGGCCGGCAGgatggggaaaggagaggagacatTGTCCACGAGAGAAAAGGTTCAGATGGGACGTCCCTACGTACCACGGAGGGAGGAAGACGTGGAGACACGGTTGAACGCTACCTTCCTATTGAACCtgtagaagaagtagaagaagaagatagCAACTTTGATGGACATGATTGTGAGTTGCGGGATGGTGATAGGAGAGACCGTCCATCTCGGGAACATCAAGAAAGAGAGCCTAAACAACAATGCCTTGAACCCGAAGAGTGGATAGATATTGAGATGCCAGAACCCCGTCAACGGAGACGACAACGGGAATCAGTACTGGGAGAGGACTCTCCACTTGGGAGAAGAAACGACCACGACAGACGTGAAGATCGTGGTCCCTCGGACAGGGATGAAGAAGACCTGTATTCTGCAATGGTCCCATCCAGGAGGGAAGAAATGAGGCAATGCCGAGGTCAGGAGACTGAGGGAAGACTCTTCAGATATGGTTCTCAGGCACGAGTGGATCGTACAGATTCTGACGTTGAAAGAAGTCGGCCATCTCGTGAACGGCGAGAAGGGGAAGATGGACGGAGGGAGCTGGAAATGCACAGCGAGCGGAGGTCTCGTGCCTTTGAACCCCCTCGTGTGACTGACGATCGCCAAGACCGAATCCGTCACCGTAGCCCAGTAGAGGAATATGAGGAGCATCGCCCGTTGTCCAGAGAAGGCGAGAGAAGATCCCAGTTCCATGAAGCTGATCacagagtgagtgagaggaggagACAAGAGCGTTCTGTCTTTCAATCAAGAGAAGATGTCCGTAGAGCAATCCGGGCAGAGGAAGAATTCAGAAGATCTGAAAGGAGTCGTGTGGAAGATGAGTGGAGCAGACCACGGCCACGCGAAGCTTCAAGAAGACCAGAAGTGGAAGATCTGGAACAAAGGGCCCGAGAGAGGGGGAGGCCCTACTCTTCAGAGCTTGAGAACATGGACAGACCTTCCCAATCTCATGAGTCCAAAGGCAGAGAAGAGGTCAGAAGATCCCAACGTCCTGCGGAGGTAGAGCGAGGAAGGCGTGTGTTCAGCCGGGATGATACCAGAGTAATGGAAGTTAGAAGGAGGAGATCCCAGTCCCTTGAACCTGTAGCCAGGGACATCAGATATATCCGGTCACAAAGACATGAAGAACCAAGGAGAGATGATCAGAGAAGACCCCGTAATTATGACGTCCACTCCCTAGGAAGAGATGTTGCAAGAAGGAGAAGACCCCAGCCTCGTGAATCACCCAAGAGAGAAGACAACCATGAGAGGCAATGGTATGATGAACATAAAACCTGGGATAGTGAGAGAGACAGGAGAAGGCCTCAGATACATTACTCAGACCTCGTAGAGAGGGAGATGAGAAGGCATCCGTTGGTTGACTCAAGAGTTGATGAAAGGGAACAATTCCAATCGAGAGAAGCAGTCACCAGACCGACACAATCTCCATCTGATAGTTCAGGAGAATATGACCGGAGTGGACAACAGATATATGAGTCCAGACATACTCTACAAAGAGAAGGGAGGAGACAAAGCTATGATAGAGTAAGCAATGGCCAGAGACAAATCTGGGCAATCGGTATTGCTCAAAGAAAAGGTGAAGGGCAAAGGAGGACCAGTGTTGAGGTTAGTGATGTTAGTGATGTTGACCACAGAGAGAGTGAACACCGGAGAAGGACCTCGGTACACGATTCTGATGATGAAAGCATCAATCAAAGGCAGACCGAAACTTACCAGGCCAACTCAAGAGAAGGTGAAGACCAAAGAAGAACTTCATCCCATGATGCTGATACAAGACACATCAACCAGAGGAGAACCCCAACGCATGAGGTTGGCCCTCAAGATGATCCACGGCCAAGGAGAATGCCACCACATGAGTCTGCTGACCAGAGGTGGAGCCCCACACAAACTGACCTAACAGAAGATGGTCAGAAGCCTGCCAACCCATATGAAGTCGACCCAAGGGATGGTGAGCAACAGAGGACAGTCCGATCCTCTGATCCTAATTTCAGGGATACAGAAGTAACCCGAGATAATATGGGGGATAGCACCCAGCCACGTGAAGCCACCTCTCTTTCCAACCAAACCGTTGACCGTGAACTTGATCTGCTGAGAGAACAAAGGCCACCAGTGTCTGGTGAACCTCGACTCTCAAGGAAGCCTGGACAATCTAAGGCAGAACGAAGCCTGGCGAGTCCACATGACCAGGTCACAAGAGAGAGCCAACGTTTGTCTGGGTCAGAACGGAGAGGACCCCAAAGAAGGGGACTGCTACATCAGCAAACTGAAGCCCAAGAAGCAGGAGAGGACCAAGCCCAAAGAATGGTAGGTTCTCCTGTAAGCAAGAGAGTGATCTCCCAACCGAGTGAACGACAGATCACTGAGGGCCAGGAGAGCTGGATCCAGAGGTACCAACCCACACCAGCCCCCCAAGCTGAAGGTGAGTGTGAATTATCTCCAGATGCAGAGGAAGCTCAAGAACCTTCTGCTCCCAACCAGCAGCAAATCCATCGTGAAGGAGATGTTCCTCCACCTGAACCCAAAGTGGAGGAAGATGACGGGAGTGGCTCATGGGCCCGAGAATCTCAGCCACTTCTGGAGGACAATGGCCAACAAGCCATTGCGGAGAAGCCGAGCGTTTCTGTGGTGGAAAACAAACCGTGCGTGATTTGCAACCCGCTGTACGAATATCTGTTGGCCCAGAAGAAGCCGGAGCAACCCTAG